A genomic region of Arachis stenosperma cultivar V10309 chromosome 9, arast.V10309.gnm1.PFL2, whole genome shotgun sequence contains the following coding sequences:
- the LOC130948541 gene encoding methylthioribose kinase-like — MAFSEFRPLHDNSLIDYIKSVPALSSKIANDFDNLFVKEVGDGNLNFVFIVLNSAGSFVIKQALPYVRSIGESWAMTKERSYFEWLALKEKGRLCPEHVPEVYHFDRTMSLIGMRYLEPPHIILRKGLVAGIEYPLLAEHMADFMAKTLFFTSLLFRTTSEHKRDVAEYCGNVEMCRLTEQVVFSDPYKVSEYNRWTSPYLDHDAEALREDNLLKLEVAELKSKFCERAQALIHGDLHTSSMMVTHESTQVIDPEFAFYGPMGYDIGAFLGNLILAYCSQDGHADQANDRKAYKEWILKTIEDTWNLFQHKFTALWDEHRNGAGEAYLPAIYNNPEVQLLVQKKYMTDLFHDSLGFGAAKMIRRIVGVAHVEDFESIADAAKRATCEKRALDLAKTILKERRNFEGIAEIVSAIRKYES; from the exons ATGGCCTTCTCAGAGTTCCGACCACTCCACGACAACTCCCTCATCGACTACATAAAATCAGTGCCTGCCCTCTCTTCTAAGATCGCCAACGACTTCGACAACTTGTTCGTCAAAGAAGTTGGAGATGGCAACCTTAACTTCGTCTTCATTGTTCTCAACTCCGCAGGTTCTTTTGTCATCAAGCag GCTTTGCCGTATGTTCGTTCCATTGGAGAGTCATGGGCAATGACGAAGGAGAGATCATATTTTGAATGGTTGGCGCTGAAAGAAAAGGGTCGTTTGTGCCCTGAGCATGTTCCTGAAGTCTACCACTTTGACCGCACAATGTCATTGATCGGCATGCGTTACTTGGAACCGCCGCACATAATACTAAGAAAAGGGTTGGTGGCTGGGATTGAGTACCCTTTGCTTGCAGAGCACATGGCTGATTTCATGGCCAAGACACTCTTTTTCACTTCTCTCCTTTTCCGTACAACTTCTGAGCACAAAAGGGACG TTGCCGAATATTGTGGTAATGTGGAGATGTGCAGACTCACTGAGCAGGTCGTGTTCTCTGACCCTTATAAAGTTTCTGAATATAATCGTTGGACTTCCCCTTATCTTGATCATGATGCTGAGGCTTTACGGGAAGACAATTTGCTGAAGCTCGAAGTTGCTGagctgaaatccaa GTTCTGTGAGAGGGCCCAGGCTCTAATACATGGAGATCTGCACACTAGTTCTATGATGGTTACTCATGAATCAACACAAGTTATTGATCCTGAATTTGCATTTTATGGACCAATGGGTTATGATATTGGAGCATTCCTAGGAAATTTGATTTTGGCTTACTGTTCTCAAGATGGACATGCTGATCAAGCAAATGATCGAAAA GCGTACAAGGAGTGGATTCTTAAGACAATTGAAGATACCTGGAATCTTTTCCAGCACAAATTCACTGCTCTTTGGGATGAGCATAGAAATGGTGCTGGTGAGGCATATCTTCCAGCTATCTATAATAATCCTGAGGTTCAGCTGCTTGTACAGAAGAAATACATGACGGATTTGTTTCATGATAGTCTTGGGTTTGGTGCTGCCAAAATGATAAG GAGAATAGTTGGTGTGGCACATGTTGAAGATTTTGAATCCATTGCTGATGCTGCTAAACGGGCAACATGTGAAAAGCGGGCACTTGATTTAGCTAAGACAATTCTCAAAGAAAGGAGAAATTTTGAAGGCATTGCTGAAATTGTATCAGCAATTCGGAAATATGAATCATGA
- the LOC130947730 gene encoding uncharacterized protein LOC130947730, whose amino-acid sequence MDVWLWISDLPNSAEWDESDSVPTFELASSGLGTDEDPTRSIELKAERTSGSDSEAAVTFTVCLQGFHPFNAEKPLWISEKCQLSAENPFLPLLLQLLQEIISNSPTAHDSTCPRSQLQKLKPEPISWIMDSHTLESLSMFFNLVLTMRLFWLCAFDAPSEAGSLYFQSLLAPTLETASSKLASVLRTFFITVGVDTELCFMRTLGFIIAKWCIIREMGVGLQTLLIPPPQVRNPRFSYSAESNGLWILKGYAPVMTMKLARSNGQKSQFPGIDAKESILRYTMAHQQLEAHVQIEYTVGFRDGFIQVRARVDNIRLHVARLGFGQNDDVAEFLEEKHFPSRVRVWVGPEIGATYVSGLSLGRSTENREKEVEVQKIVKGEFEKSQVSNVRASTRSARRTRTKSWRMDQDSEGNAAIFDSVLYDNATGHEVASWKPTGPTGDDPFHGLRGRYVGSNRAFNKSGSVVIAGDEYGEEVGWRLSKDMEGSVLKWRIGGEFWVSYLPNRAKGSHFETRYIEWCDEVDLPLIKSASMHHA is encoded by the coding sequence ATGGATGTCTGGTTGTGGATATCTGATCTTCCCAACTCGGCCGAGTGGGATGAGTCTGACTCAGTCCCCACGTTCGAACTTGCGAGTTCAGGACTGGGTACTGATGAAGACCCAACCCGGTCCATTGAGCTGAAAGCCGAGCGAACTTCTGGGTCAGACTCTGAAGCTGCGGTAACATTTACCGTGTGCTTGCAAGGGTTCCACCCATTCAATGCAGAGAAGCCGCTTTGGATCTCCGAAAAGTGCCAGCTGTCAGCAGAAAACCCTTTCCTCCCTCTGCTCCTACAGCTCCTCCAAGAAATCATATCCAACTCACCCACGGCGCATGATAGCACGTGTCCTAGGTCACAGCTCCAGAAGCTGAAGCCGGAGCCCATATCATGGATCATGGACTCGCACACACTGGAGTCCCTCTCCATGTTCTTCAACCTCGTCCTCACCATGCGCCTCTTCTGGCTCTGCGCCTTCGACGCCCCCAGCGAAGCCGGCTCCCTCTACTTTCAGTCCCTACTCGCTCCCACGCTCGAAACAGCGTCTTCGAAGCTCGCTTCCGTCCTCAGAACCTTCTTCATCACCGTCGGCGTTGACACGGAGCTCTGCTTCATGCGAACCCTCGGGTTCATAATAGCAAAGTGGTGCATTATAAGAGAGATGGGCGTAGGATTACAAACACTGCTGATTCCTCCGCCGCAGGTGAGGAACCCGAGATTCTCTTACTCGGCGGAGAGTAACGGCCTTTGGATTCTGAAGGGTTACGCGCCAGTGATGACAATGAAATTGGCGCGAAGCAACGGTCAAAAAAGTCAGTTCCCAGGGATCGATGCAAAGGAGTCAATACTACGCTACACTATGGCGCACCAGCAGCTAGAGGCACACGTGCAGATCGAATACACTGTTGGATTCCGCGATGGCTTCATCCAGGTTCGTGCACGTGTCGACAACATACGCCTCCACGTGGCGAGGCTAGGGTTCGGGCAAAACGACGACGTTGCAGAGTTCCTGGAGGAGAAGCACTTCCCTTCCCGCGTTAGGGTCTGGGTGGGCCCGGAGATTGGAGCTACGTACGTGTCCGGACTTAGCCTGGGCCGGTCCACGGAGAACCGAGAgaaggaagtggaagttcagaAGATCGTAAAGGGTGAATTCGAGAAATCACAGGTTTCGAATGTGAGAGCTTCGACGAGGTCAGCGAGGAGAACTCGCACGAAGAGTTGGAGAATGGATCAGGACTCGGAAGGGAACGCGGCCATATTCGACTCCGTTTTGTACGATAACGCGACGGGGCACGAGGTGGCATCGTGGAAGCCCACGGGCCCAACGGGTGATGACCCGTTCCATGGGCTGAGAGGGCGATATGTGGGGTCAAACAGGGCGTTCAATAAAAGTGGGTCGGTGGTGATTGCTGGGGATGAGTATGGAGAGGAAGTAGGGTGGAGACTTAGCAAGGATATGGAAGGGAGTGTGTTGAAGTGGAGAATTGGTGGTGAATTTTGGGTTAGTTATTTGCCCAACCGAGCCAAGGGTTCTCATTTTGAAACTCGCTATATTGAATGGTGCGATGAAGTTGATTTGCCTCTCATTAAAAGTGCGTCCATGCACCATGCATGA
- the LOC130950211 gene encoding transcription factor bHLH113-like, giving the protein MEAKVDFEVDNLTTATGSSSFSQLLFGDDDDHHQHALGFAATVDHYNNTHLPLFSIDKPPKMLSFGDFHHVQEQQQQPHLLLPETNATPQKSVITSSDSSSASSCNHTTTAINSMSKTNSLQKKRNWPGLQPIVKVPNSNNKKNKTENPPSSTSSGHAKQKKEKLGERIAALQQLVSPFGKTDTASVLHEAMGYIRFLHDQVQVLCSPYLQRLPSSSSSPSSFQHQCGEEEGLKEDKRDLKSMGLCLIPLQSTLHVSSTNGADFWSPAAAANNVTPYAK; this is encoded by the exons ATGGAGGCCAAGGTTGATTTTGAGGTGGACAATTTGACCACAGCTACAGGGAGCAGTAGTTTCTCTCAACTACTCTTCGGAGATGACGATGATCATCATCAACATGCATTGGGTTTTGCTGCCACTGTGGACCACTACAACAATACCCATCTGCCTCTTTTCTCCATTGACAAGCCACCCAAAATGCTCTCTTTTGGAGACTTTCACCATgtacaagaacaacaacaacaacctcaCCTCTTGCTCCCTGAAACCAACGCTACCCCTCAGAAATCTGTAATCACTTCAAGTGattcttcttctgcttcttcaTGCAACCACACCACCACCGCCATTAACTCCATGTCCAAGACCAAT AGTTTGCAGAAAAAGCGAAATTGGCCGGGGCTACAACCCATTGTGAAGGTGCCTAATAGTAACAATAAGAAGAACAAAACAGAGAATCCTCCGAGTTCAACTTCAAGCGGTCATGCAAAG CAGAAGAAGGAGAAACTCGGGGAACGAATTGCAGCATTACAACAGCTAGTTTCTCCCTTTGGGAAG ACAGATACAGCTTCGGTGCTTCACGAGGCAATGGGCTACATAAGATTTCTCCATGACCAAGTTCAAGTGCTATGCTCCCCTTACTTGCAGCGCttgccttcttcttcttcttctccttcttcatttcaACATCAATGT GGGGAGGAGGAGGGACTGAAAGAAGACAAGAGGGACTTGAAGAGCATGGGACTCTGCCTCATCCCCCTCCAATCCACCCTACACGTGTCAAGTACCAACGGTGCTGATTTCTGGTCACCTGCTGCTGCAGCCAACAATGTTACACCTTATGCCAAATAG